The following DNA comes from Amycolatopsis solani.
CGTACGCGACGATCCCGCCGAAGGTGGAGTACGAGCTGACCCCGCTGGGCCGGAACCTGTCGGAGCCGCTGGAGATGCTGGACCAGTGGGCGCGAGTGCACATGGCTTCGGTGCAGGACGCGCGTGACGCCTACGACGCGGAGCACACGCCCGCTTCGGCGTAGGCCAGGACAGCTCCTGGACAATCGGCGAACGCTCTCCCACCCGGCCGTTTTCCCGGCGACACTGGGGAAAACGGCTCCGGGAGGGACGCCATGGCGTCGGCGTTCGCCGTGCTCAACGAGACCGTGCCCGCGCCGGGCCGGGGGATCGTCGCGACGACCGCGCTGCTGGCCGGGGTGGTGGTGCTGGTTTCGCTCGCCGCGCCGGCGAACGGACGGCGCAGCGTGCTCTACCGCGCCAACTTCCTGGGCACCTTGTTCCACGAGGGCGGGCACGCGCTGGTGAGCGTCCTGGCCGGGGGCAAGGTCCTGCGCGTCGAAGTCACGGGGGCCGAGTCCGGCGGCACGTGGCAGCGGATCCCGTCGGCACTGGCCGGGGTGCTGATCGGCGCCGCCGGGTACGCGATGCCCCCGCTGGCCGGTTTGGGCGCGGCGGCGCTGCTGCACCGCGGGCTCGTCCCGGCGGTGCTGGCGCTGACCGCGGCCGCGATGGTCTTCCTGCTGGTGTTCACCCGGGACCTGCTCACCTTCGCTGCGGTCGCCGCGGTCGGGGCGATCGCGTTCTGCGCCCTGCGCTGGGCACCGCACTGGCTGCGGGACGGCGTCGCCTACGCCGAAGCCTGGCTGCTGCTGACCAGTGAGATCGGCGGCCTGCGGGTGCTCGTGCTCAACCGCTTCCGGGGCGAGGCCCAGCAGGACGATGCCGCCGTACTCGCGGAGTACACCGGGATCCCGGGCTTCGTCTGGATCGCCGCCTGGTTCGCCCTCATCGGCTGGGCGGTCTCACGCGCCTTCCCGTTGCTGTGGCCCTAGCGGACCACCAACCCCGCCTCGTGGGCCAGCAACCCCGCCTGCGTCCGGTTCGCGCACTCCAGCTTCACGAGCATCCGCGACACGTAGCTCTTCACCGTCGCCTCGGCCAAGTGCAGCCGGCCCGCGATGTCCGCATTGGACAGTCCTTCGCCCAGGCACGCCAGCACGTCCCGCTCGCGGTCGGTGAGGCCCGCGGTCCGGCGCCGCGCGTCCTCCCCGCGTTCGCGGCCGTCCGACGACAGCGCCACCAACCGGCGGGCCGCCGACGGCGAAAGCACCGTGTGGCCGTCCGCCGCCACGCGGACCAGGCCGATCAGGTCCTCCGGCGGGGTCGACTTCACCAGGAAGCCCGCCGCGCCCGCGCGCAGTGCACGGATGACGTAGGTGTCCGCGTCGAACGTCGTCAGCGCGACCACCGCCGGCGGGTCCGGCATGGCCGTGATGCGCGCGATCGCCGTCAGGCCGTCGACGCCCGGCATCCGCAGGTCCATCAGGACCACGCGCGGCCGGTGCCGGACCACGGCTTCGACGGCTTCGGCGCCGTCGGCCGCCTGGGCCACCACGTCGATGTCGCCCGCCGAGCCCAGGATCGTGCGCAGGTGGGCGCACACCATCGGCTCGTCATCGACCACGAGCACCGGGATCACAGTGCGTGCCTTCCGCCGTCGGTACGTAAGCGGGCAGTATCGCACCGACCCGGAACCCGCCGCCGGGTGCCGGACCCGCGTCGAAGCGGCCGCCGACCAGCTCGACGCGCTGGCGCAGGCCGGCCAGCCCGGCGCCGGAGCCGCTGCCGGCCAGCGCCGGGTCGGGCGGGCGCGCCGCGGCCGTGTTGCCGACCGAGACGTCCAGCCCGTCGTCGTGGTAGCGCAGGGAAACCGTCGCCGACGCGCCCGGCGCGTGCTTGCGCACGTTCGTCAGCGCCTCCTGGACCAGCCGGAACGCGGTGCGCGCGACGGTCGGGGACACCCGCGCCGGGTCGCCGTCCACCACCAGCTCCGTCGTCACCCCGACCGAGCGGGACTCCTCCACCAGCCGTGCCGGGTCGCCGGGTTCGGCCGGGCTGAGCGTCCGCGCGCCGACGACCTCGGTGCCGTTGCGCAGCACACCGACCAGGTCGCGCAGCTCGTCGAGCGCCTGGGCACCCTCGCGGCGGATGTCCTCCGCCGCGGTCCGCACCGACGGCTCGGCCGAGACGACGCCGAGCGCGCCGGCGTGCAGCACCATCAGGCTGAGCCGGTGCGTGACGACGTCGTGCATCTCGCCCGCGAGCCGCCGCCGTTCCTCCGCGCGGGCCTGCTCGGCGAGCAGGTGCTGTTCGCGCTCGGCCCGTTCCGCGCGGTCGCGCAACGACTGCAGCAGCTGGCGCCGCGCTTCGAAGTACAGCGAAACCAGCGCCGGCAGCGCCGTGCTGAGCAGCCCGAACGGCGTGACCGCCCAGTCCGGCGCCCACGGCCGCGAGGCCACGACGGCCAGGATCCCGGCCACCCACAGGACGGTCCGCCGGTCCAGCACCCGCGCCGCCTGCGACAGGATCACCGGGGTGATCGTCGGGACGGTCAGCAGGGCGAGCGGGTGGACCGGCACGAGCAGGCCGGGCGCGAAGACGTCGGACGCGAGCATCGCGAACGCCACCGCGGTGACGAAGGCGCACACCTGGACCGGGAACCGGAACAGCAGCACCAGGCTGAGGTCGCAGACGACCTGCAGCACCAGCCCGGCCGCCGGGCCGAGCGCGCCGGTCGTCCGGTCGCCGATGGCGAAGAAGAGCACGTTCATCCCGGCGAACGCGAACGCCGCGAAGAACAGCCAGCAGGCGTCGGAACGGCTCGGCCACAACGGCCGCCGGGCGGTGGTCACCCGGTCACGGTAACCGCCGCGCGAGGCCGCCGCGCCCGGATCGCAACCAAAGTTGCACCCGGCCGCCAGGGCCCGCAACCTTCGTCGCCGCGATCACCACCCTCGTCCGGTTTCGCCGGGGCCCGCCGAACCGGTGGACTGGGGACACCACGACGAGGGGGGAGGAACGGTGACCGTCCTAACGCGACCGAAGACGACGTTCGCCACGGGCCCGGTGCTCGTGGTCGCGGGACTGGCCGGGCTCGCGCTGCTGCTGACCAGCGGGCGCTACGCCGGCGGCTTCGACGAGCTCTACTTCCTGGTGGCCGGTCGAGATCACCTGGACTGGGGGTATTTCGACCAGCCACCGCTCATCCCGGCACTGGCGGCGGCGATGGACTGGCTCGCGCCGGGTTCGCTGGTCGGGTTGCGGCTGCCGATGACGCTGGCCGCGGCGGCCGGGGTGGTCGTCACGGCGCTGATCGCCCGCGAGTTCGGCGGCGGCCGCGGGGCCCAGGTGCTGGCGGCCGGGTGCTACGCGACGTCCGGTGTCGTCATCGCGAGCCACTGGCTGGCCACGTACGTGCTCGACCCGTTCCTCTGGACGGTCGTCACGTGGCTGCTGGTCCGCTGGACCCGCACGCGCCGCGACGGCCTGCTCGTGTGGGCCGGCGTCGTGACGGCGGTGTCGCTGGAGACGAAGTTCCTGATCCCGGCGTTGTGGGCGGCGGTGCTGCTCGCCGCGTTGTGGCTGGGACCGCGGGAGCTGTTCAGCCGGCCGAAGCTGTGGCTGGGTGCGGCGATCGCGGTCGCCGCCACGCTGCCGACGCTGGTCTGGCAGGCCACGCACGGCTGGCCGTACACCCACATGAGTGACGTCGTCGCGGCGGAATTCCCCGGCTACGGCAGCTTCGCGCGGGACGCGCTCCTCGGCGCCGGGGTCGGGGCGGGCGTGCTGGCGCTGGGGTACGGGATGTGGCGGTTGCTGCGCTCGCCCGAGCTGCGGCCGTACCGGTACCTCGGCGTCGCGGCGCTGGCGGTCTCGGTGGCGGTGCTGCTGATGCACGGCCGGGCGAACTACGTGATGGGGTTGTACGCGGTGCCGTTCGCGGCCGCGGCCACCGAACTGACCCGGCGGAATCTGGTCCGCTGGTGGAAAGCCGTGGTGTGGCCGGTGTTCGCGCTGTCGGCGGTGGTGACGCTGGCCGCGTTGCCGGTGTGGCCGGCAACGGCGCGGACGTCGTACGGGCCGTTCCTGCTCGGCAGCGCGTTCGCGCAGGGGGAGCTGCCGCAGCAGGAGCTGGCGAAGGCGATCGGGCAGGCGTACGCGGCCCTGCCCGCCGACGTCCGGGCGCGGACCGCGGTGTACGCCGAGATCTACCCGTTCGCGGCGGTGACGGAGTTCTACGGGCCGCCGTACGGCATCCAGCGTGTCTACAGTGGACACCGCGGGTACTGGTACTTCGGCCCGCCACCGGAGTCGGCCGACGCGGTGCTGTTCGCGGGCTTCGACCCCGGGCAGCTGCGGCCGTACTTCGCGCGCGAAACGACGGTGGTCGACGGACTGCTGTGGGAATACGACGGCCGGACGGCGCCGTGGCGGGACATCTGGCCCGCGCTGAAGCGGCAGTGAGGAGAACGACGATGCTTTCCCTGCCCGCACGGGCATATCTGCTCGCCTGCGACACCCGGCGCGACCGGTTGCCGGACCGCGAGCGCGTGGCACTGCTGGTCCGCGCGGCGGCGCTGACGGACCTGGTGCTGCGCGGCCTGGTCGCCGACGAGGACGGCCGCCCGGTCGTCACCGGCGCCGGCGGCACCGGGCACCTGGTGCTCGACGACCTGCTGGCCGAGCTGTCGGCGGACCCGCACCGCAAGTGGCGCACCCGCGTCCGCCGCGGCGCCCGCGGCACGCTCGAGTCCCTGGAGGCCCAGCTCGACGCAGCCGGGGTGATCACGCTGCGGACGTCCCGGCTGCTCGGCCTGTTCCCGCGCCGCCGCCCGGCGGTCCGCGATCGTGCCGAGGCGGCCGCGCTGCACGACGAGGTGACGTCGGCGCTGCGGAGTACGGGCGAGGTGGCCCCGGGCATCGCGGCGTTGACGGCCTTGGCCGCGGCGGCCGAGCTGGGCGCGGTCCTCCCGCGCGCGGAACGGCGGCGGTACAAGGCCCGGATCGCGCAGCTGGGCGAGCAGGCGGGCGCGGTGGTCCCGGCCCTGCGCAAGGTGATCCGCGAGGTGAGCGCGGCCCGCACGGCCGCGATCTCGGCGGCGTCGGGTGGGGGCGGCGGCGGGGGCTGAGCGGTGCCGCCGGCTGGTGGTGCGGCCGGTTCGGTGCTGGGCAACGTGAGCGCGGGCCGCGACGAGTTCCGGCGGCGGCGCGGCCGGACCGGTGAGCAGCGAGGTGAGCG
Coding sequences within:
- a CDS encoding sensor histidine kinase, which produces MTTARRPLWPSRSDACWLFFAAFAFAGMNVLFFAIGDRTTGALGPAAGLVLQVVCDLSLVLLFRFPVQVCAFVTAVAFAMLASDVFAPGLLVPVHPLALLTVPTITPVILSQAARVLDRRTVLWVAGILAVVASRPWAPDWAVTPFGLLSTALPALVSLYFEARRQLLQSLRDRAERAEREQHLLAEQARAEERRRLAGEMHDVVTHRLSLMVLHAGALGVVSAEPSVRTAAEDIRREGAQALDELRDLVGVLRNGTEVVGARTLSPAEPGDPARLVEESRSVGVTTELVVDGDPARVSPTVARTAFRLVQEALTNVRKHAPGASATVSLRYHDDGLDVSVGNTAAARPPDPALAGSGSGAGLAGLRQRVELVGGRFDAGPAPGGGFRVGAILPAYVPTAEGTHCDPGARGR
- a CDS encoding ArnT family glycosyltransferase; protein product: MTVLTRPKTTFATGPVLVVAGLAGLALLLTSGRYAGGFDELYFLVAGRDHLDWGYFDQPPLIPALAAAMDWLAPGSLVGLRLPMTLAAAAGVVVTALIAREFGGGRGAQVLAAGCYATSGVVIASHWLATYVLDPFLWTVVTWLLVRWTRTRRDGLLVWAGVVTAVSLETKFLIPALWAAVLLAALWLGPRELFSRPKLWLGAAIAVAATLPTLVWQATHGWPYTHMSDVVAAEFPGYGSFARDALLGAGVGAGVLALGYGMWRLLRSPELRPYRYLGVAALAVSVAVLLMHGRANYVMGLYAVPFAAAATELTRRNLVRWWKAVVWPVFALSAVVTLAALPVWPATARTSYGPFLLGSAFAQGELPQQELAKAIGQAYAALPADVRARTAVYAEIYPFAAVTEFYGPPYGIQRVYSGHRGYWYFGPPPESADAVLFAGFDPGQLRPYFARETTVVDGLLWEYDGRTAPWRDIWPALKRQ
- a CDS encoding GOLPH3/VPS74 family protein; amino-acid sequence: MLSLPARAYLLACDTRRDRLPDRERVALLVRAAALTDLVLRGLVADEDGRPVVTGAGGTGHLVLDDLLAELSADPHRKWRTRVRRGARGTLESLEAQLDAAGVITLRTSRLLGLFPRRRPAVRDRAEAAALHDEVTSALRSTGEVAPGIAALTALAAAAELGAVLPRAERRRYKARIAQLGEQAGAVVPALRKVIREVSAARTAAISAASGGGGGGG
- a CDS encoding M50 family metallopeptidase, producing MASAFAVLNETVPAPGRGIVATTALLAGVVVLVSLAAPANGRRSVLYRANFLGTLFHEGGHALVSVLAGGKVLRVEVTGAESGGTWQRIPSALAGVLIGAAGYAMPPLAGLGAAALLHRGLVPAVLALTAAAMVFLLVFTRDLLTFAAVAAVGAIAFCALRWAPHWLRDGVAYAEAWLLLTSEIGGLRVLVLNRFRGEAQQDDAAVLAEYTGIPGFVWIAAWFALIGWAVSRAFPLLWP
- a CDS encoding response regulator transcription factor; translation: MIPVLVVDDEPMVCAHLRTILGSAGDIDVVAQAADGAEAVEAVVRHRPRVVLMDLRMPGVDGLTAIARITAMPDPPAVVALTTFDADTYVIRALRAGAAGFLVKSTPPEDLIGLVRVAADGHTVLSPSAARRLVALSSDGRERGEDARRRTAGLTDRERDVLACLGEGLSNADIAGRLHLAEATVKSYVSRMLVKLECANRTQAGLLAHEAGLVVR